In Acanthochromis polyacanthus isolate Apoly-LR-REF ecotype Palm Island chromosome 18, KAUST_Apoly_ChrSc, whole genome shotgun sequence, the following proteins share a genomic window:
- the LOC127530800 gene encoding tripartite motif-containing protein 16-like, giving the protein MEQQRNQSDSEKLSCSICLDLLKDPVSTSCGHSYCMDCIKTHWDGEDGKRIYSCPQCRKIFTPRPEVEKNVTLADLVEDLKKTRLQAAAEDLCYAGPGDVSCDSCTGRKLKAVKSCLQCLVSFCQQHLQPHYQSAAFKKHQLVEPSKNLQENICSRHDEVMKIFCLTDQQLICFLCTMDEHKGHETVSAAAERKKKQKEVEVSRLKVRQRIQDRQKDVELLQQELEAIRVSADKTVEDSQEMFTQMIHLLQNRRRDVEQQIRSQQKTEERRVKELEEKLEQEIRDLKRKDAELKQLSDTPDHSHFLHNYPSVSALSESKPLSNVIIRPRRHFEKVTAAVKELRDLLQDILRDTWKNISLAITEVDVLLSEPEPKTRDGFLKYSREITLDPNTANKQLLLSEGNRKITFMEEDQRYPDHPDRFTYWWQVLSKESLTGRCYWEVEWGGGRVEVSVAKKNICREGGSHECVFGFNDKSWSLYCSTNSYKFIYNNISTPVSGPQSSRIGVYLDHRAGFLSFYSVSETMTLLHRVQTTFTEPIHAGVWLIDEGATAKFLKVKSSNSRV; this is encoded by the coding sequence ATGGAGCAGCAAAGAAATCAGTCGGATTCAGAGAAACTCTCTTGTTCCATCTGTCTGGATCTACTGAAGGATCCGGTCTCTACTTCCTGTGGACACAGCTACTGCATGGACTGTATTAAAACACACTGGGATGGAGAGGATGGGAAGAGAATCTACAGCTGCCCTCAGTGCAGGAAGATTTTCACACCGAGGCCTGAAGTGGAGAAAAACGTCACGTTGGCAGATTTAGTGGAGGATCTGAAGAAGACCAgactccaagctgctgctgaagatcTCTGCTATGCTGGACCTGGAGATGTGTCCTGTGATTCCTGCACTGGGAGGAAACTGAAAGCTGTCAAGTCCTGTCTGCAGTGTCTGGTCTCTTTCTGTCAGCAACACCTCCAGCCTCACTATCAATCTGCTGCTTTTAAGAAACACCAGCTGGTGGAGCCCTCCAAGAAcctccaggagaacatctgctctcgTCATGATGAGGTGATGAAgattttctgtctcactgatcaacagttgatttgttttctctgcacaATGGATGAACATAAAGGACATGAAAccgtctcagcagcagcagaaaggaagaagaagcagaaggaggtggaggtgagTCGACTGAAGGTCCGGCAGAGAatccaggacagacagaaagacgtgGAGCTGCTTCAACAGGAGCTGGAGGCCATCAGAGTCTCTGCTGATAAAACAGTGGAGGACAGTCAGGAGATGTTCACCCAGatgatccatctcctccagaACAGACGGCGagatgtggagcagcagatcagatcccAGCAGAAGACGGAAGAGAGACGAGTCAAAGAGCttgaggagaagctggagcaggagatcagggatctgaagaggaaagacgctgagctgaagcagctcTCAGATACACCAGATCACAGCCACTTCCTCCACAACTACCCCTCAGTGTCAGCACTCAGTGAGTCCAAACCCTTATCCAACGTCATCATCCGTCCTCGGAGACACTTTGAGAAggtgacagcagctgtgaaagAGCTCAGAGATCTTCTACAGGACATTCTGAGGGACACGTGGAAAAACATCTCACTGGCAATCACTGAAGTGGATGTTCTActgtcagaaccagaaccaaagaCCAGAGATGGATTCTTAAAGTATTCAAGAGAAATCactctggatccaaacacagcaaacaaacagctgTTATTGTCTGAAGggaacagaaaaataacatttatggAAGAAGACCAACgttatcctgatcatccagacagattcaCTTATTGGTGGCAGGTCCTGAGTAAagagagtctgactggacgttgttactgggaggtggagtggggaggaggaagagttgAAGTATCAGTCGCAAAGAAGAATATCTGCAGAGAAGGAGGCTCACATGAATGTGTATTTGGATTCAATGACAAATCTTGGTCTTTATATTGTTCCACCAACAGTTATAAATTTATCTACAACAACATCTCCACTCCTGTCTCTGGTCCTCAGTCCTCCAGAATCGGAGTCTATCTGGATCACAGAGcaggttttctgtctttctacagcgtctctgaaaccatgactctcctccacagagtccagaccacattcactgagcCCATACATGCTGGAGTTTGGCTTATAGATGAAGGAGCCACTGCAAAGTTCCTTAAAGTCAAATCGAGTAATTCCAGAGTCTGA